ACTCAAGATGCTGGCCGGCAAGGGCAGGGGTAGCACCACCAGAGTCGACATGGTCATGGTCTGGCAGCGCCCGCTCACCGCCGCCGGCGACGACGATGAGGGCCAGGCCCACATCATCGGTGGGGGACCGATCCCCGTGTCGGCGGCCCGCCGCCTGGCCGAGGATGCCTACATCAAGGCGGTGATCCACGACGGGGTGGCCATCCACACCGTCAAGCACGTCGGCCGCTACATCCCCGCCGAGCTGCGAACGGCCATCGAGCTCGGAGATCCTCCCGCCTTCGAGGGCCTGAGCTGTGTGGACTGCGGCACTCGCCACGGCATCCAGCGCGACCACGTGGACCCCGTTGCCAACGGCGGCTTCACCACCTACGACAACGTGGCGGGCCGTTGCTGGGACTGCCACGAGAAGAAGACCGAGGCCGACCGCCAGGCGGGACTGCTGGGCGGCAAGCGGAGCGGGAGCGGGAACGGGAGCGGGAACGGGAGCGGCGGCGGAAGGAAGCCACCGTGATCGGTCAGGGAGGGCGGTCGGCGGCCAAAGCAAGTCGCGCCCACCTAGGCCCCGATGGCGTGGAACCCCCCGTCCACGTGGACGATCTCGCCGCTCGTCATCGGGAACCAGTCGGAGAGCATGGCCACGCACGCCTGGGCCACCGCCTTGGTGTCGGTGACGTCCCAGCCGAGCGGTGCCCGCTCCGACCACACCTCCTCGAACCGGTCGAAGCCCGGTATGGACTTGGCGGCCAGCGTGCGTGCCGGCCCCGCCGCCACCAGGTTGACCCGGACCCCGGCCGGGCCGACGTCCCGGGCGAGATAGCGGGCCAGCGACTCCAAC
This DNA window, taken from Acidimicrobiales bacterium, encodes the following:
- a CDS encoding HNH endonuclease signature motif containing protein, whose product is MVRLAGGLPPEVGVPIVNRLDAETDRIRKAARREGSDEPRAAHGADALLKMLAGKGRGSTTRVDMVMVWQRPLTAAGDDDEGQAHIIGGGPIPVSAARRLAEDAYIKAVIHDGVAIHTVKHVGRYIPAELRTAIELGDPPAFEGLSCVDCGTRHGIQRDHVDPVANGGFTTYDNVAGRCWDCHEKKTEADRQAGLLGGKRSGSGNGSGNGSGGGRKPP